Part of the Leptodactylus fuscus isolate aLepFus1 chromosome 6, aLepFus1.hap2, whole genome shotgun sequence genome, CCACTGAGAAGTCGCAATTAGTACGAGTGCAAAGAAGTGATCCTTGTATAAAAGACTAACCTTCTCCCTAGCCAAAATCTTGCCCGATTATTTCCCATCACACATTCAGAGATTGTGTGTCTGTATACTAGATTATGTGTTGGTATATTATgtttaaatccttttttttttttccagaatccATAGCTCAGGTGaagagaaactttgtaatatactttatatgaGAAAAGTGCCCTTCTCTTTACTTATTTGCCTCCTTCACAGATCATATCTGTAgactagaactctatggagaagggatggGGAGGAAAAGGAGAGCTCAAACAGAAACATAACCAGTAGGTAGAGTTCTTTTTCATAACAAAGCTGAGTTGTCAGGAATCGTATCCAGCAGTGTCCTGACAAAAATTACACATTTATTGCCGTAAAtgtctctccttctcctcttccccctTCAGAACCCATTGTGTATGGAGTAGGGACAGAATTAGTTAAGTAAAGATAGGAGAAATACCTTAAGACATATGCACTCTTCTTTAGTGAAGTATAATGCAAAGTTTGTTCCTTTCGCCTGCCTTATGGATACGCTTTAAAAAGTGAGAATTCTTGTCTGAGATCTGCAGTTTAAAACTCTGAAATAGTCATTGTATTTCTGAATTTGTAAAGggaagcatgtttttttttttatttatgaccGTGAGAAGGATTTTTTGTAGTCCAAAAATAAGAGACTGTGATGTACAACAACTCTCTTGTCAAAGAAATGTATGGTGTAATCCTTTGTGATGGTCGATGGTGGTTCCTCCTCATAGGTTTATAGACTGAAGATGTATTACTTCCTGAGGGGTAACCACAATTTACTAAGTGCAATTTCATAGTATTGTTTTAAAAGTGGGAATTTTGTTGGCGTTACCAGTAATTCTTTTGCAAATTTcaacaatttttgaaaaattttaattaaaataatattttaaattgGAGCGAGGACAAAATGGTCTGAGGAGGGGAGTCCATGTATATTGTTCTCTAcagatgcaaaaataaaaacaattaattTCACAGCCACaaagggaacctatcaccatGCTTGGGACCCTTAAAATCAACAGTATATTCTTATTCTGCTTGGTTTTAGAGCCCTAGGCCTGGTAACCCCTCATTCCCAAACTGCTGTGCTGTTCtgcaattttgtttttttaacatctCATTCCCCGAAACTCCAGACACATGCACAGTGAAGGGAGGTATACTGTCCTCAACTTCAACGACTCTCTGCATGAAAATACTGGAAGCTGCCCACAGTGAATAAGGGAATCATCCCCACCAGATTACAGCAGAACAGACTCATATCCATGTGGCtcaaagtggtgtgcagtgaagcaAGGTGTACTCTCTTCTGCTTCAACATCATACTGCGCCCCTGCCCGGAATCATCAGTGAGCATTGGGAATGGGCCTAACCTCCAGCCGATTAAAAACGATAAAACTGCAGAATGGTGCAACAGGTGGGACTAAGAGGTTTAGAGACCCcaattctggtgatagactctttACTTGCTGCTACAGACACATAACTAGAATTTTGCGAaggaagcaaaaataaaaattcttacaACTCCTGGCATGCCTGCGGTATAGGTTTTGAAGTGTCCTTCAGTACGGACAACCAAAAAGTTTTTACAGGATTGGAAAAAAGATGGCTGTTTCGGTCATAAAATAGTGCCACACCCGTTTACTGGTTGTGTGCTGTATTGCAGCTctgtgccattcatttcaattgggccGAGATGTAGTACTAGATTCATCCCATGAACAGGTGAGGCACCATTTGTAGATAAAAGCAGACATATTTTAGAGCTGAGACTTTGGCATCATGCAGGAACAATGTGCATCCTGTCAATTTGTTAAAACCTTTAAGGGATAGAAAAACAGAATTGCGTAACAAAcacacatgattttttttttcccaattaagATGAATAAATTGGCCCAAATGTTGTCTGATAGGGAATGTGTCAGCAGTACAGGAAGGGTCAGTCCCAATGCTTGTTCTAAATAAATAGGTTTCCTTTCTCAGTATAAAAGAAGCTGCAAATTTGCCTTTGCAAAAAAGTAAAGCTGACTATATTGTGGCAAAGACAAATATGAACAAAGAAGTGATCTACACATTGACAAAAACACTAAGGGGCCAGGTACAAAAGTAGTGTAGACAAAAAAACGGATCAAATCTGTTCACTACAATCAGATCACCACTTTTGTAAAGGATACGCCCTGGCATAATTTAAGGGCTTTCTCATATAGATGACTTCTATTGCATATTAACCAGACATATCTTCAAAGTCATATTGTGCAGGCTCAATAAGGAGTAGACTTCAGTTTAATAGAGAGAAGACCAATTAGGCATTTAAAACTATAGGCATTACAAATATCGATGGGTTAGGGGAGAACTTCATGGGAAACCTctttagggctaaggccccacgtggtgggcCGCAGCTAATAAGCGCTGTGGCGAAACAGTGACGTCAACGCATCGCGGCTTTTCACAGAACGTCAGAGGTTtcttttgcagactttctgctccatttatacctatagggaaaccgccggtgtaggcataattgacatgctgcgatttccaaaaccttgcaGCGTGTCCGCTATGCATTTTCTCCTGCaatgtgtgtggatgggatttgctagaatcccatccactttgcaggaactgtaaaatgctgtgtagGCCCCTGGCCTAAGACTAAGGcattgtggaaatacagctttttttttttttttgttgcagattttgctgcagttttataaCCAAAACAATGAACggctttttaagaaaaaaaaacaaaaaaaacactgggaaatatacaggaagcttttatacttctaccttttgcacaatccattcctgcctttggctcaaCAAGACCTGCAACCAAAAACCTggatttccacaacgtggggcctcaatttTACACCCTAAAGCCAGATTCTGAAGAAATAATGCATTATTATTCTGACCCAAGACCCTCAACAATCCAAATCTGTAAAAAACAAgtgctgtactttttttttccaaggttGTTTTCTTTTAATTTGGGTTTTAGAACATACTTGAATGCagcacataacttttttttttttcctttttcagttTTGTATTGTTTGTGGTAGACATAATACAATGTTGTTAACACAAGGACTGGTATAGTCATATCAAAAAatagtgcaaatttttttttttaacatttatataaataactctagtcccctgctttttttttttttttcctttttttttttttaaacactcttTCCGAGTTGGCACTCAAACAAATCCACCCATCCCCCGCaaaaaaaggctttttttttttctttaacgtcCATTTTCTGATGAGCAAACATCCCATGTTTAGGCCCTTTTCTAATACAAAAATACTTCCCTCACTCATACTTTCTCTCTTAGttttcatatatatttatatattgcaagtcttttttttcttttttaacaaataaagttTTGTGCAAATATttcaggactttgtttcctttttaACGTTaagtgaaatattaaaaaaaaaaaaaaaaatacacagatatatatataggtgATGGGGGTATATAGAGAAGCACTCACGCAGGCTAGTCAACTTCTTAAAGGGCAACTGTGTAAAGGAATCCAAGACACAGCTAAACATACAAAAAGGATTGCAAGCTTCTTCAGCTTGTGCATTCAAACCAGACAAATACAACTAAATATTTATACAGGAAGAAGGTGAAGAAGCCGGGAGGGTTTTCTTGcttaacttcttttttttctttccctccttcCCATCGTCTTCTTCAAAAGTTTTTGCCCCCCCCTGTAATTTATTGGTCATCAGAAAGGCACGCAACCATCTAAGTATTGCGACCTCAGCTGACAACGAAACGGGCCAGCTTAGAAGTGCAGTGTTTATGGATATTAACCTTTTGTTATTCAGTTTGGCGTTTTTGATCCTAAAACGGCTGTCCTTTTTGTTTGTCCTTGTCTTTGCTCCGTGCAACTGTGCTATCCAGTACATTGCTTTGCAAGTGAAGTCTGCTGCTTTCTAATATTGAGGGCGTGCCTGTGTTCTGCTGATGCTGGTAAAATGAGGACCCCGGGTAATGACCTATAACCTCGTTGTAGGTTGGAGGTGGACCTTCCATCCTCCCATTGCTGCTGTAAGAGGTGGCGCTCACTCCAGAGTTGCTGCTCGGTGGGCAAGGTCCTCCATAGACTGAACTATCAATTAAGTCACTGTCAAAGATGGTTCGATTGGGAGGTGCCCGCACACTCTCTCGATTCAGTTCCATCTGTTGTTCAGGGTCACGGAGCTGCAATGTGCAGGGCCCTTGGTAAGGCGGTGGTTCCTCTCCATCTGATAACGAGATGGTGGGTGGGAGGTCAATCTCGTGCTGAATGTAGGGATAGGTGGGCTGGAAGCGGTTAAAGCGATCTCTCTGGAGGAATGGAGGGATGCTGAGTCTGTCCGAAGGTCTTGGAGTATAAATGTGCTGTAGAAGGTAGTGAAAGACACAATGTAAATAGGAAGTCGTCCTACACAATAGAGCTTAGACGTTAACCATATATATTTAACGTACATGTCCAAAGAGCCATGAACAGTtacttataaaaatataaaaaaaatttaaatttgaagCCCATGACTACTTGAAAACAAAGTAAAGCAACCACTACAAAATTCCTTTTTTCAACTGCCTAAAACTATTAATGCAACAAGCACCGTGGCCTGAATTTGTGTTATCTTACCTCTGCTACCCCGTTTCCTGACACTGTGCTCTCCGAAGGCCACAGGCTTCCTTCCTACATCAGACAGAAATAAACACCATAAGAATCAGCCCTGTGAGGCGTCTTGGTCAGTAAAAATGGAATTTCATGCATTTTGAATACTTTTTTGATGGTGCGGTGGTCAGAGGGTGAAGGGTAAATACTCTAGTCTTAAGAGTAAATGCCATTTTGGCCAATCCATTTTAAGAAGTGACATGTCGAAATGCATGATAGTGCTGGTTAACTTCCTAAAATGAAAAATCCACccattttattttcatatttttcttcTACATGTGGTCAAGTCTGACCTGGCAAAAGCAATCAGACTGCAGTGAACAATAAAATAACCGATCCCACTATTAGGGGCTGTTGGAACAGATTTGTACCAACCAAAAAGATTTTTTTGTATTACTTTTGGTAAATATGTTGAAAAAATATTAGCATAAATTTTCAAGGGTCACAATGTAATGTGGGTGTTGTATGTAAGAAACATAAAGGTTCTTGGCAAAGGGAATCAGCACCTTTTCTGTCATCTTCTGACTTTAGAGGGAGGTGAGTAAGCTGTGAATCCTCCCACTGATCTAGAGAACAatagtctgctgtataataaACTCAGTCTACTCAACTAGCTCCATGGCACCAAAACTGTAATACTGTTATAGGCAATCTACAGCCAATCTCGATGGTTATACTCGTGTAGCAAGATAGTATAGTCCTTAAATGACCAGTGGTTGCCTGTATGTCAAGGTGAAAAGGCTTACCGAAGACAGATTCTCTTCTCGCCTCCTGCCCTGGCTGTGCC contains:
- the PMEPA1 gene encoding protein TMEPAI isoform X3 is translated as MMVMVVVITCLLNHYKLSARSFIHRHSQGRRREENLSSEGSLWPSESTVSGNGVAEHIYTPRPSDRLSIPPFLQRDRFNRFQPTYPYIQHEIDLPPTISLSDGEEPPPYQGPCTLQLRDPEQQMELNRESVRAPPNRTIFDSDLIDSSVYGGPCPPSSNSGVSATSYSSNGRMEGPPPTYNEVIGHYPGSSFYQHQQNTGTPSILESSRLHLQSNVLDSTVARSKDKDKQKGQPF
- the PMEPA1 gene encoding protein TMEPAI isoform X2, encoding MYDLMGLNSTSSAIQSNVSCSCNCKRSLFQSMEITELEFVQIIIIVVVMMVMVVVITCLLNHYKLSARSFIHRHSQGRRREENLSSHIYTPRPSDRLSIPPFLQRDRFNRFQPTYPYIQHEIDLPPTISLSDGEEPPPYQGPCTLQLRDPEQQMELNRESVRAPPNRTIFDSDLIDSSVYGGPCPPSSNSGVSATSYSSNGRMEGPPPTYNEVIGHYPGSSFYQHQQNTGTPSILESSRLHLQSNVLDSTVARSKDKDKQKGQPF
- the PMEPA1 gene encoding protein TMEPAI isoform X1 is translated as MYDLMGLNSTSSAIQSNVSCSCNCKRSLFQSMEITELEFVQIIIIVVVMMVMVVVITCLLNHYKLSARSFIHRHSQGRRREENLSSEGSLWPSESTVSGNGVAEHIYTPRPSDRLSIPPFLQRDRFNRFQPTYPYIQHEIDLPPTISLSDGEEPPPYQGPCTLQLRDPEQQMELNRESVRAPPNRTIFDSDLIDSSVYGGPCPPSSNSGVSATSYSSNGRMEGPPPTYNEVIGHYPGSSFYQHQQNTGTPSILESSRLHLQSNVLDSTVARSKDKDKQKGQPF